DNA sequence from the Peptoniphilus sp. GNH genome:
ATCAACAATTTGTAAAAAAAGTGTGTGAATGCTTGAGGGTTGAGCCTGGTAAGTGTGAGGCAAAAACATTTTCTGACGGAGAGATTGAAATTGATATCGGAGTATCTGTTAGGGGTAAAGACGTTTATATTATCCAATCTACAAGTAACCCTGTAAACAATAATCTTATGGAAATGCTTATCTTTATTGATGCTTGCAAGAGGGCTTCGGCATCTAGAATCAATGCCGTAATCCCATATTATGGATATGCTAGACAAGATAGAAAGACCAAGGCTAGAGAACCGATAACATCTAAGCTTGTAGCTGATTTATTGACAGTTGCTGGGGCAGATAGGGTTGTCGCAATGGATCTTCATGCAGGACAAATCCAAGGCTATTTTAATATACCAGTTGACCATTTGACTGCAGTACCAGCACTTGCTTCTTATTTCAAAGATCTTGTAAAAGAAGATGGAGATTGGATAGCTGTATCACCTGATTTGGGTGGAGTAACAAGGACTAGAAAATTCGCAAATGAATTGAATTTACAGATTGCAATAATAGAAAAGAGAAGACCAAGACCTAATGTATCAGAAATTATGAATATAATAGGTGAGGTTGAAGGAAAAAATTGCATCTTGGTTGACGACATAATAGATACAGCCGGAACAATTTGCAATGCAGCCAAGGCGCTTCAAGAAAAAGGGGCAAAGAAAATCTATGGAGCAGCCAGTCATGGCGTGTTGTCAGGCCCTGCAGTAGAAAGAATAGCAAACAGTGTCTTGGAAAAGTTCATAATAACCGACACAATAGCTCTTCCAGAAGAAAAGAAGATAGAAAAGATAGAAGTTGTAAGTGTTGCTAGAATTTTCGCTTCAGCTATAAGAAGAATTAATAATAATGATTCTGTAAGCGAAATGTTTGATAAAAGGTGATTACTTGTATTTAATAGTTGGACTTGGAAATCCAGGAAGCCAATATGAGTTCACCCGCCACAATGTTGGATTTTTGACTATTGATTATATGGCTGAAAAATTGGGCCAAAAAGTAAACAAGTTAAAATTCAAGGGTTTGTATTGCAAGTTCAAATATGCAGATGAGGATATAATCTTATTAAAGCCTCAAACTTATATGAATTTGAGTGGCGAAAGCGTTAGAGATTTTGCAAATTTTTTCAAAATTCCACCTGAAAAAATTATAATTGTGGTAGATGATGTAGATCTAGATTTAGGCAGGATTAGATTTAAAAAATCTGGCTCGGCAGGTACACATAATGGTTTAAAGTCGATAATCTACCAATTGCAAAGCCAAGATTTTCCAAGGTTGAAGATAGGAATCGAAAGAGAAAATAGAAAAGATGATCTTGCGGATTTTGTCTTGAAAGGATTTTCAAAAGACGAGGTGCCGCTTATAGAAAAAAGTATAGAAGACGGTGTCGATGGCATACTTCACATGATAGGAAGTGGCATAGACTCCGCTATGAATAAGTATAACAAGAGGGCTCAAAAGTGATTTTGAGCTTATTCTTGTGCTTAAAAATATAAAAATATGAATATAATTGATGATTTATTAGAAAATACACAATTTTATAAAGACTTAAAAGAAAGTATTAAGGTCAAAAAGGGGCCCATTTTAATATATGGTGGCGTAGCGGGTCTATATCCATTTTTGACAAGTAATATTTCAAATGATTTTAAGAAACCCATTATATATCTTGCCCGTGATGATATGAGTGCCATGAGTATGTGCGAAGATTTTTCTAGACTTGGACTTAGGGCCTTTTATATGCCGAAAAGGGAAAATTTCTTTTTTAAAAAAGATGCCACATCTTTAGAGAAATATCAGACGAGAATAGCTGCCATAAATGCGATTGCTGAAAATAAACTCGATGTTTTGCTGCTTTCATATCAGGCCATGTTTGAAAAATTCACGCCCTTGGAAGAGTTTGAAAAGCTCACTTTAAATATTGATTTGAACTCCAGTCTAGACATCAAAGATT
Encoded proteins:
- a CDS encoding ribose-phosphate pyrophosphokinase; translation: MSHNYGEVIVFTGNSNQQFVKKVCECLRVEPGKCEAKTFSDGEIEIDIGVSVRGKDVYIIQSTSNPVNNNLMEMLIFIDACKRASASRINAVIPYYGYARQDRKTKAREPITSKLVADLLTVAGADRVVAMDLHAGQIQGYFNIPVDHLTAVPALASYFKDLVKEDGDWIAVSPDLGGVTRTRKFANELNLQIAIIEKRRPRPNVSEIMNIIGEVEGKNCILVDDIIDTAGTICNAAKALQEKGAKKIYGAASHGVLSGPAVERIANSVLEKFIITDTIALPEEKKIEKIEVVSVARIFASAIRRINNNDSVSEMFDKR
- the pth gene encoding aminoacyl-tRNA hydrolase; translation: MYLIVGLGNPGSQYEFTRHNVGFLTIDYMAEKLGQKVNKLKFKGLYCKFKYADEDIILLKPQTYMNLSGESVRDFANFFKIPPEKIIIVVDDVDLDLGRIRFKKSGSAGTHNGLKSIIYQLQSQDFPRLKIGIERENRKDDLADFVLKGFSKDEVPLIEKSIEDGVDGILHMIGSGIDSAMNKYNKRAQK